One Oscillospiraceae bacterium genomic region harbors:
- a CDS encoding RNA methyltransferase: MDIITSRDNAGVKYACTLRDSEKQRAAEGLFFAEGPKLCLELAKSCTPRTAYATEAAMEKTPALESLRPTLIAPHVAEKLAGTKTSQGVFVLFEQPAPPVEQLDTATHILALEGVQDPGNVGTLLRSAAAFGYDLVLLGPGCAAPFSPKTLRSSMGAAGRLPVLHVDDLPATLQGLRARGVACLATALYNSRPLGEAGQEFPQGLCVVIGSEGQGLTDATVAACDLAVRIPMTDQVESLNAGVAGSVLLWQFRNV, encoded by the coding sequence ATGGATATAATCACCAGCCGCGACAACGCAGGCGTAAAGTATGCCTGCACACTGCGCGATAGTGAGAAGCAGCGCGCGGCAGAGGGGCTGTTTTTTGCCGAGGGGCCGAAGCTTTGCCTGGAACTGGCCAAAAGCTGCACCCCGCGCACGGCTTATGCCACCGAGGCGGCTATGGAAAAGACGCCCGCGTTGGAAAGCTTGCGCCCCACGCTGATCGCGCCTCACGTGGCCGAAAAGCTGGCGGGCACCAAGACGAGCCAGGGCGTGTTTGTGCTGTTTGAACAGCCCGCGCCCCCGGTAGAGCAGCTGGACACCGCCACCCACATCCTGGCGCTGGAAGGCGTGCAGGACCCCGGCAATGTGGGCACCCTGCTGCGCAGCGCCGCGGCCTTTGGGTACGACCTGGTCCTGTTGGGACCGGGGTGCGCCGCACCGTTTTCGCCCAAAACACTGCGCTCCTCGATGGGCGCGGCCGGGCGGCTGCCGGTACTGCATGTGGACGACCTGCCCGCCACCCTGCAAGGCCTGCGCGCCCGGGGTGTAGCCTGCCTGGCCACCGCTCTGTACAACTCCCGCCCGCTGGGTGAAGCCGGGCAGGAGTTCCCGCAGGGACTCTGCGTAGTCATTGGCAGCGAGGGACAGGGCCTGACGGATGCCACCGTGGCCGCCTGTGACCTGGCTGTGCGTATCCCGATGACAGACCAGGTGGAAAGCCTGAACGCCGGTGTGGCCGGCAGCGTGCTGCTGTGGCAGTTCCGCAATGTGTAA
- the rplT gene encoding 50S ribosomal protein L20, with product MARIKGATMTHKRRAKTLKLAKGYYGAKSKHFRMAKQAVMKSGNYAFVGRKQKKRQFRNLWITRINNAVRAQGMNYSSFMNGLKKAGVELNRKMLSEMAIHDPASFNALVETAKKAL from the coding sequence ATGGCTCGTATTAAAGGCGCTACCATGACGCACAAGCGTCGTGCTAAAACTCTCAAACTCGCAAAGGGCTACTACGGTGCTAAGTCCAAGCACTTCCGCATGGCCAAGCAGGCCGTCATGAAGTCCGGCAACTACGCTTTCGTTGGCCGTAAGCAGAAGAAGCGTCAGTTCCGCAACCTGTGGATCACCCGCATCAACAACGCTGTTCGCGCTCAGGGCATGAACTACTCCAGCTTCATGAACGGCCTGAAGAAGGCTGGCGTCGAGCTGAACCGCAAGATGCTGTCTGAAATGGCTATCCACGATCCCGCCAGCTTCAACGCTCTGGTCGAGACCGCCAAGAAGGCTCTGTAA
- the dprA gene encoding DNA-processing protein DprA — protein sequence MDKTLAWLWLADAVGSACQNARDLLALYPDLEALYEALCAGREAPPYFLSDHAVAQLCDTTPFDYEERLDHCLLTGVEIITPDDAAYPDRLRDLPDMPLVLYVTGESACLNGHRYVGMVGTRRPSAYGRQAAFDLSLEMAKQGAVIVSGLADGLDSEGHRAAVEAGTPTVAFLGTAIDTTYPAANVKLRQRIEKGGGAVCSEYPPGYQGKQKGTFLARNRLIAGLSEVLCVAEARIRSGTLNTVSHAESLGRPVLAVPGSIYSAQSQGTNELLRSGRAGVLCQAADVLACMGVESESAAPEQSAFAVEQTSPDAQAVYAALGPTPKGVDELAAATGLSASRVLAACTELELYGGAQSQPGRRYVAL from the coding sequence GTGGATAAGACACTGGCCTGGCTTTGGCTGGCGGATGCCGTTGGTTCTGCCTGCCAGAACGCCCGCGATCTGCTGGCGCTCTACCCCGACCTAGAAGCTTTATACGAAGCCCTGTGCGCCGGGCGGGAAGCACCGCCCTACTTTTTGAGCGACCACGCCGTCGCCCAGCTGTGCGACACCACCCCCTTTGATTATGAGGAGCGGCTGGATCACTGTCTGCTGACCGGTGTGGAGATCATCACTCCCGATGATGCCGCCTACCCGGATCGCTTGCGGGACCTGCCGGATATGCCGCTGGTGCTGTACGTCACCGGCGAGTCCGCCTGCCTGAACGGCCACCGCTATGTGGGCATGGTGGGCACCCGCCGCCCCAGCGCTTACGGGCGGCAGGCGGCGTTTGACCTTTCGCTGGAGATGGCCAAACAGGGAGCCGTCATTGTCAGCGGTCTGGCGGACGGTCTCGACAGTGAGGGCCATCGCGCGGCGGTGGAAGCTGGCACACCCACCGTGGCGTTCCTCGGAACGGCCATCGATACGACCTACCCCGCCGCCAATGTCAAATTGCGCCAGCGCATCGAGAAAGGCGGCGGCGCCGTCTGCAGCGAGTACCCGCCCGGCTACCAGGGTAAGCAAAAGGGCACCTTTCTGGCCCGCAACCGGCTGATCGCCGGCCTGTCGGAGGTGCTTTGTGTGGCCGAGGCTCGCATCCGCAGCGGCACGCTGAACACCGTGTCCCACGCCGAAAGCCTGGGCCGCCCGGTGCTGGCCGTGCCGGGCAGTATTTACAGCGCCCAAAGCCAGGGAACCAACGAGCTGCTGCGCTCCGGCCGGGCCGGGGTGCTGTGCCAGGCAGCGGATGTGCTGGCCTGTATGGGCGTGGAAAGTGAAAGCGCCGCGCCGGAGCAATCGGCCTTTGCGGTGGAACAAACCAGCCCCGACGCCCAGGCCGTCTATGCGGCACTGGGCCCCACGCCCAAAGGCGTGGACGAGTTGGCCGCTGCCACCGGCCTGTCCGCCAGCCGGGTGCTGGCCGCCTGTACCGAATTGGAGTTGTACGGCGGTGCACAAAGTCAGCCGGGACGGCGCTATGTCGCCCTGTAA
- the rpmI gene encoding 50S ribosomal protein L35: MAKMKLKTLSGAKKRFKMTASGKIKRNATKRRHILTKKTTKLTRGLRMPKYVDKTNEAAVKKMMPYGG, translated from the coding sequence ATGGCTAAAATGAAGCTCAAGACCCTTTCCGGCGCAAAGAAGCGCTTCAAGATGACTGCTTCCGGTAAGATCAAGCGCAATGCGACCAAGCGCCGCCACATCCTGACCAAGAAGACCACCAAGCTCACCCGCGGCCTGCGCATGCCCAAGTATGTCGACAAGACCAACGAGGCTGCTGTCAAGAAAATGATGCCCTACGGCGGCTAA
- the trmFO gene encoding methylenetetrahydrofolate--tRNA-(uracil(54)-C(5))-methyltransferase (FADH(2)-oxidizing) TrmFO codes for MQVNVIGAGLAGCEAALWLADAGVQVDLYEQKPGKFSPAHKSAGFAELICSNSLKAERPDSASGLLKLEMKMMGSHLLKAAETARVAAGGALAVDRDVFSAAVTEMVEKHPNITVHREEVTALDESAPVLVASGPLTEGALADAVAGLTGDHRLSFFDAVAPIVTAESLDYEKVFAASRYGRGEADYLNCPFNKEEYEAFHAELIAAERAPLHDFDGDLTVYEGCMPIEVMAARGADTIRFGPLRPVGLRDPRTGHRPWAAVQLRAENTARTLYNLVGFQTNLKWGEQKRVFSMIPGLEHAEFVRYGVMHRNTFLESPSVLTGQQFLKEHPNVFFAGQITGFEGYMESAASGLLAARQILARLQGRELPPPPASTMCGALLDYITTPNKDFQPMGANMGILPRTEEINTIRDKRERYAALSQNAQNAMHAWVEEYK; via the coding sequence ATGCAAGTAAACGTGATCGGTGCCGGTCTGGCGGGGTGCGAAGCCGCGCTGTGGCTGGCGGACGCCGGTGTGCAGGTAGACCTGTACGAACAAAAACCGGGCAAGTTTTCGCCCGCCCATAAAAGTGCCGGCTTTGCCGAGCTGATCTGCTCCAATTCGCTGAAAGCCGAGCGCCCGGACTCTGCCTCCGGCCTGCTCAAGCTGGAAATGAAGATGATGGGAAGCCACCTGCTGAAGGCGGCCGAGACCGCCCGCGTGGCGGCCGGCGGTGCGCTGGCAGTGGACCGGGATGTCTTCTCCGCCGCCGTTACTGAGATGGTGGAAAAGCACCCGAATATCACAGTGCATCGTGAGGAAGTGACCGCTCTCGACGAAAGCGCCCCCGTGCTGGTAGCCTCCGGCCCGCTGACCGAGGGAGCCCTGGCGGACGCCGTGGCCGGCCTGACCGGTGACCACCGCCTGAGCTTTTTTGACGCGGTAGCGCCCATCGTTACCGCCGAAAGCCTGGACTACGAGAAGGTCTTCGCTGCTTCCCGCTATGGCCGCGGCGAGGCCGATTACCTTAACTGCCCCTTTAACAAGGAAGAGTACGAGGCTTTCCACGCCGAGCTGATCGCCGCCGAGCGCGCGCCGCTCCACGATTTTGACGGCGATCTCACCGTCTACGAGGGCTGCATGCCCATCGAGGTCATGGCTGCCCGCGGGGCTGATACGATCCGCTTTGGCCCGCTGCGCCCGGTGGGCCTGCGGGACCCCCGCACCGGGCACCGCCCCTGGGCGGCTGTGCAGCTGCGCGCCGAGAACACCGCCCGCACGCTGTACAACCTCGTCGGCTTCCAGACGAACCTCAAATGGGGTGAGCAGAAGCGGGTGTTCAGTATGATCCCGGGCCTCGAGCATGCCGAGTTCGTGCGTTACGGCGTCATGCACCGCAACACATTTTTGGAAAGCCCCAGCGTGCTGACCGGGCAGCAATTTCTGAAAGAACACCCCAACGTGTTTTTTGCGGGCCAGATCACCGGCTTTGAGGGCTATATGGAAAGCGCCGCCAGCGGCTTGCTGGCTGCCCGCCAGATCTTGGCCCGCCTGCAGGGCCGTGAGCTGCCCCCGCCGCCCGCCAGCACGATGTGTGGTGCGCTGCTGGATTATATCACCACGCCCAACAAGGACTTCCAGCCCATGGGCGCGAACATGGGCATCTTGCCCCGCACCGAAGAAATCAACACCATCCGCGATAAGCGCGAGCGCTACGCCGCTCTTTCGCAGAACGCACAAAACGCCATGCACGCATGGGTGGAGGAATACAAATGA
- the infC gene encoding translation initiation factor IF-3, which translates to MFGGCFYGSRFYHLSYTCGRCVPIASNSNSKELEINEQIRDKEIRLIGADGAQMGIMSPRDALRMAIDKDLDLVKVAPQAKPPVCKILDYGKYRFEMQKKEKEAKKNQKVVELKEIRLSLNIDTNDFNTKVNQAAKFLQQGHKLKVSIRFRGREMAHTSLGLEVHKRFADALAGKAVIDKQPKLEGRSMMMFMSPAPNK; encoded by the coding sequence ATGTTCGGCGGCTGCTTTTATGGCAGCCGCTTTTATCATTTATCATACACTTGTGGGAGGTGTGTTCCAATCGCCAGCAACAGCAATTCCAAGGAACTGGAAATCAATGAGCAGATCCGCGATAAAGAGATCCGCCTGATCGGGGCGGACGGCGCGCAGATGGGCATTATGAGCCCGCGCGACGCACTGCGTATGGCTATCGACAAAGATCTTGACCTGGTCAAGGTTGCGCCGCAGGCCAAGCCGCCGGTGTGCAAGATCCTGGATTACGGCAAGTACCGTTTCGAGATGCAGAAAAAGGAAAAGGAAGCCAAGAAGAACCAGAAAGTGGTTGAACTCAAGGAGATCCGCCTTTCCCTGAATATCGACACCAACGACTTCAACACCAAGGTGAACCAGGCTGCCAAATTCCTGCAGCAGGGTCACAAGCTCAAGGTGAGCATCCGGTTCCGCGGCCGTGAAATGGCACATACCAGCCTGGGTCTGGAAGTGCACAAGCGGTTTGCCGATGCGTTGGCAGGCAAGGCCGTCATCGACAAGCAGCCCAAGCTTGAGGGCCGCAGCATGATGATGTTCATGTCCCCCGCACCCAACAAGTAA
- the topA gene encoding type I DNA topoisomerase, with translation MPKLVIVESPAKAKTISKYLGRGYKVTASMGHVRDLPASQLGIDVDNGFAPKYITIKGKQKLVKELKAEAKKCDGVLLATDPDREGEAISWHLANILGLDPAAPNRVTFDEITKKGVKEGMAHPRAINIDLFNAQQARRELDRLVGYKLSPFLWRKVRRGLSAGRVQSVAVRLIRDRELEIENFKPDEYWNIDAALYPQSNSKNGFTARLAATADGKKLTVTNKEQADTIVAALDGKSYTISKLEKGKRRRQPAPPFITSTLQQDASRAFGFSATRTMRAAQTLYEGMDIAGHGTVGLITYMRTDSLRIAAEASAAAKQFIAGRWGDNYVCNTQRKWKSRSATAAQDAHEAIRPSMPELTPDEVEQSISGDTAKLYRLIWSRFMASQMADCIQDTVSVSITAGDYLFRASGFRVSFDGFTALYEESTDDKQKKETALPPLEEGQTLKLRSLTADQKFTQPPPLYTEATLIHALEENGIGRPSTYAPIITTIVDRGYVEKDQKKLKTTPLGQAVNTVMMEQFPNIVDVKFSADMEKKLDIIEAGKADWVQTIDDFYKGFAKSLEDAEKNMEGKRVKVEDIPTDEICEKCGRPMVIKSGRYGKFVACSGFPECRNAHPLVKDTGGICPECGGHMLVRKSAKGRIYYGCSNYPKCNFMTWDEPVPEKCPQCGQTLFKKKGQLYCAKEGCGFTKPIEKK, from the coding sequence ATGCCGAAATTAGTCATAGTGGAGTCCCCCGCCAAAGCAAAGACCATCAGCAAATACCTGGGCCGGGGCTATAAAGTTACGGCCAGCATGGGCCACGTGCGTGACCTGCCCGCCAGCCAGCTGGGCATTGATGTGGACAACGGCTTTGCGCCGAAGTATATCACCATCAAGGGCAAGCAGAAACTGGTCAAAGAGCTGAAAGCCGAGGCTAAAAAGTGCGACGGCGTCCTGCTTGCAACCGACCCGGACCGCGAAGGCGAAGCCATCAGCTGGCATCTGGCCAACATTTTGGGCCTGGACCCCGCCGCCCCCAACCGCGTGACCTTTGACGAGATCACCAAAAAGGGCGTCAAGGAGGGTATGGCCCATCCCCGTGCCATCAACATTGATCTGTTCAACGCCCAGCAGGCCCGGCGCGAACTGGACCGCCTGGTGGGCTACAAGCTCAGCCCGTTCCTGTGGCGCAAGGTCCGCCGCGGCCTCTCCGCCGGCCGTGTGCAGAGCGTGGCGGTGCGCCTGATCCGCGACCGCGAGCTGGAAATTGAAAACTTCAAGCCCGATGAATATTGGAACATCGACGCCGCGCTGTACCCCCAGAGCAACAGCAAAAACGGCTTTACGGCCCGCCTGGCCGCTACCGCTGACGGCAAAAAGCTGACCGTCACCAACAAAGAGCAGGCCGATACCATCGTGGCCGCGCTGGATGGTAAAAGCTACACCATCTCCAAACTGGAAAAAGGCAAGCGCCGCCGCCAGCCCGCGCCGCCCTTTATCACTTCCACCCTGCAGCAGGACGCCAGCCGTGCCTTTGGCTTCTCGGCCACCCGCACAATGCGCGCTGCCCAGACATTGTACGAAGGCATGGACATTGCAGGCCACGGCACCGTGGGTCTGATCACCTACATGCGTACCGACTCGCTGCGCATCGCCGCCGAGGCCAGCGCCGCCGCCAAACAGTTCATCGCGGGCCGCTGGGGCGACAACTACGTCTGCAACACCCAGCGCAAGTGGAAGTCCCGCTCGGCCACGGCCGCCCAGGACGCCCACGAAGCGATCCGCCCGTCTATGCCGGAACTGACCCCCGATGAAGTGGAGCAGAGCATCAGCGGCGACACCGCCAAACTGTACCGCCTGATCTGGAGCCGCTTTATGGCCAGCCAGATGGCCGACTGCATCCAGGATACCGTCTCGGTGTCCATCACGGCAGGGGATTACCTCTTCCGTGCATCTGGCTTCCGCGTGTCTTTTGACGGCTTCACCGCCCTGTACGAGGAATCCACCGACGACAAGCAGAAAAAGGAGACCGCCCTGCCCCCGCTGGAGGAGGGCCAGACCCTCAAACTGCGCAGCCTGACGGCAGACCAGAAGTTCACCCAGCCGCCGCCGCTCTACACCGAAGCCACGCTGATCCACGCACTGGAAGAAAACGGCATCGGCCGCCCTTCCACCTACGCGCCCATCATCACCACCATCGTTGACCGCGGCTATGTGGAAAAAGACCAGAAAAAGCTGAAAACCACCCCGCTGGGTCAGGCCGTCAACACTGTGATGATGGAGCAGTTCCCCAACATTGTAGATGTGAAATTCAGCGCAGATATGGAGAAAAAGCTGGATATTATCGAGGCTGGCAAGGCTGACTGGGTCCAGACCATCGATGACTTCTACAAAGGCTTTGCCAAGAGCCTGGAGGACGCCGAGAAGAACATGGAGGGCAAGCGCGTCAAGGTCGAGGACATCCCCACCGACGAGATCTGCGAAAAGTGCGGCCGCCCCATGGTCATCAAATCCGGCCGGTACGGCAAGTTCGTGGCTTGCTCCGGCTTCCCGGAGTGCCGCAACGCCCACCCGCTGGTCAAAGATACCGGCGGCATCTGCCCGGAGTGCGGCGGCCACATGCTGGTGCGCAAAAGCGCGAAAGGGCGCATTTATTACGGCTGCAGCAACTACCCCAAGTGCAACTTTATGACCTGGGACGAGCCTGTGCCTGAAAAATGCCCCCAGTGCGGCCAGACCCTGTTTAAGAAAAAAGGCCAGCTCTACTGCGCCAAAGAGGGCTGCGGCTTTACGAAGCCTATCGAAAAGAAGTAA